From the Cydia pomonella isolate Wapato2018A chromosome 11, ilCydPomo1, whole genome shotgun sequence genome, one window contains:
- the LOC133523115 gene encoding uncharacterized protein LOC133523115, whose translation MESVLHPPLPFKFENNLVNVTSGNLCKEWDKWKKAFLIYYEACEIAKKPQKVQINILLHIIGDKCREVYDQFSEESKTVDELLKKLDEFFEPKKNLAVERHKFFTRNQQEFESIEQYVFELNVMAAKCEFKDLCSDLVRDRLICGIQETSLRERLLRESDLTLQKAIEICRLAEISRAQAGHIKQDNVEHHVHEIKTKQKIAMERQGQPSCCYRQEHEDTEDKAVHAVSANNRGRRRRGSWRGGRPGQAHAAPGHDNLPAARGNWQRSSQTNRTGGHSCSRCGSTHKRFQCPAFGQLCDRCHGRNHYSRMCRVYEIRGESTDEVNNKFNNDNEWSVTVSINNKNIMFELDTGAEVNVLPERKLAIVLVEQVKNKLKEMQDQGIIAKVEGPTDWVNSMTVVKKPNGDLRICLDPKDLNKAGAGGDDNTRASDLDVRAQVCAISASNPLTDTHFLQIQKCTQDDAELKELTKTIKRGWPDHKKMMVRPPDRWTYPVPEPRRN comes from the exons ATGGAGTCAGTGCTGCATCCGCCATTACCGTTCAAATTTGAGAACAATTTAGTGAACGTTACATCGGGAAATTTATGCAAAGAATGGGATAAATGGAAAAAagcctttttaatttattacgaagcttgtgaaatcgcgaaaaaaccacaaaaggttcaaattaacattttactgcATATAATAGGTGATAAGTGCCGCGAGGTATATGACCAGTTTAGCGAAGAGTCAAAAACTGTAGATGAGTTGTTAAAGAAGTTAGACGAATTTTTTGAACCCAAAAAGAACCTCGCCGTAGAGAGACACAAATTCTTCACACGGAACCAGCAGGAGTTCGAATCTATTGAACAGTATGTCTTTGAATTAAATGTGATGGCGGCAAAGTGTGAGTTTAAAGATCTGTGCAGTGACCTCGTGAGGGATCGGTTAATATGCGGTATTCAGGAGACAAGCTTGCGGGAACGACTTCTACGAGAAAGTGACTTGACGCTGCAAAAAGCTATAGAAATATGTAGGCTAGCCGAAATATCCCGTGCTCAAGCTGGTCACATAAAGCAGGACAATGTGGAACATCATGTGCATGAAATCAAAACTAAGCAAAAAATAGCGATGGAACGTCAAGGTCAACCGAGCTGTTGTTATAGACAAGAACATGAGGATACAGAGGATAAGGCGGTGCATGCGGTCAGCGCGAACAATCGCGGGCGCCGCCGCCGTGGATCGTGGCGCGGAGGGCGCCCCGGACAGGCACACGCAGCTCCCGGGCACGACAACCTGCCAGCGGCGCGCGGCAATTGGCAGCGGTCGTCACAAACCAACAGGACTGGCGGCCATAGCTGTTCGAGATGTGGGTCTACACATAAAAGATTCCAGTGTCCAGCATTTGGTCAGCTGTGTGACAGGTGCCATGGACGAAATCACTACTCGAGAATGTGTCGCGTGTATGAAATAAGAGGGGAATCCACCGAtgaggtaaataataaatttaataatgataatgagtGGTCTGTAACTGTATCCATTAACAATAAGAATATTATGTTTGAACTGGACACGGGAGCTGAGGTAAATGTTTTGCCAGAAag AAAATTGGCAATTGTGCTAGTAGAAcaggttaaaaataaattgaaagaaATGCAGGATCAAGGCATCATCGCAAAAGTTGAAGGACCCACCGACTGGGTAAATAGCATGACTGTTGTTAAAAAACCGAACGGAGACCTGCGAATATGCCTTGACCCGAAggatttaaataaa gccggcgcgggcggcgaTGACAACACACGGGCGAGCGACCTCGACGTGCGCGCGCAGGTGTGCGCCATCTCGGCAAGCAACCCGCTCACTGATACGCActtcttacaaatacaaaaatgcaCGCAAGATGATGCTGAATTGAAAGAGCtaactaaaactataaaaagAGGATGGCCAGATCACAAAAAGAT GATGGTGAGACCTCCTGATCGGTGGACCTACCCTGTACCTGAACCTCGTCGCAACTAG